From the Leucobacter denitrificans genome, one window contains:
- the trpC gene encoding indole-3-glycerol phosphate synthase TrpC, translating to MLDQLLQGSLEDAKSRRQIRPYATVEAEALARTAALDALEFLAPGDRIRVIAEVKRASPSRGDLADIPEPHALASQYEAGGASAVSVLTEERKFKGSLADLEAVRKAVSIPVLRKEFIGEEYQILEARAAGADLVLLIVAALPQETLERLYAFTLELGMTPLVEAHSADEVARAVDLGSRLIGVNARDLKTFELDRELFGRVADQIPAGVIRVAESAVLGVDDVIRYREAGADAVLVGEALVMSDPIATLASFLNV from the coding sequence GTGCTCGACCAGCTCCTCCAGGGTTCTCTCGAGGACGCAAAGTCCCGGAGACAGATTCGCCCGTACGCAACAGTTGAAGCCGAAGCGCTCGCTCGCACGGCCGCTCTCGATGCGCTTGAGTTCCTTGCCCCTGGCGACCGGATTCGCGTCATCGCCGAGGTGAAGCGCGCGAGTCCTTCGCGTGGCGATCTCGCTGATATTCCTGAGCCGCACGCACTCGCAAGCCAATATGAGGCCGGAGGTGCGAGCGCGGTGAGCGTACTCACCGAGGAACGCAAGTTCAAGGGCTCGCTCGCCGACCTTGAGGCTGTACGCAAGGCTGTGAGCATTCCGGTGCTTCGTAAGGAGTTCATCGGCGAGGAATACCAGATCCTCGAGGCGCGTGCTGCGGGGGCAGACCTCGTGCTGCTCATTGTTGCGGCTCTGCCACAAGAGACGCTCGAGCGCCTCTACGCATTTACTTTAGAGCTTGGCATGACACCGCTCGTTGAGGCGCACTCTGCTGATGAAGTGGCACGGGCGGTTGACCTGGGCTCTCGGCTCATTGGCGTGAACGCACGAGATCTCAAGACCTTCGAGCTCGACCGTGAGCTCTTCGGGCGCGTTGCAGATCAGATTCCTGCCGGAGTGATTCGTGTTGCAGAATCTGCAGTCTTGGGTGTTGACGATGTTATTCGTTATCGCGAGGCGGGTGCAGACGCTGTGCTCGTTGGCGAAGCGCTCGTCATGAGCGACCCTATTGCGACGCTCGCGTCGTTCCTCAACGTGTAA
- a CDS encoding DUF6704 family protein — translation MSNHHEEPGHGDSPAAWTAVVVMLIGIAAGTVFFFLHMATLVWVCVGVVAFGALLGFILAKAGYGVNGPRYTPKSHD, via the coding sequence ATGAGCAACCACCACGAAGAACCAGGTCACGGTGATTCACCAGCGGCTTGGACGGCAGTCGTTGTGATGTTGATCGGTATTGCCGCAGGCACCGTGTTCTTCTTCCTCCATATGGCAACCCTCGTTTGGGTCTGTGTCGGCGTGGTTGCGTTCGGTGCGCTTCTTGGTTTCATTCTTGCGAAGGCCGGCTACGGCGTGAATGGCCCGCGTTACACTCCGAAATCTCACGACTAA
- a CDS encoding Trp biosynthesis-associated membrane protein produces MSSKAILILLVVVGGGLGLLASVQVWIQVEFLTGVSAVERIEVTGQQASPAITLISLAALAAALVLTIAGPVFRKVIGLLVLVLGAGLAAVGTSIALSPIDGARSQIAESTGISGDSYDLLVASISSSAWPTITAVIGVLLGILGVCVLILSGRWKTAGRKYDSGTDGSKKKTRTSEPGDRISEWDALSDGDDPTDR; encoded by the coding sequence ATGAGCAGTAAAGCAATACTCATCTTGCTCGTGGTGGTCGGGGGCGGTCTCGGCCTGCTCGCGTCCGTACAAGTGTGGATCCAAGTTGAGTTTCTCACCGGTGTTTCTGCGGTCGAACGGATTGAAGTAACGGGTCAACAGGCGAGCCCAGCGATCACGCTCATCTCACTTGCGGCACTCGCAGCGGCGCTGGTGCTAACAATTGCTGGCCCTGTATTCCGAAAAGTCATCGGGTTGCTTGTGCTCGTTCTCGGAGCGGGGCTCGCCGCGGTGGGAACAAGTATTGCGCTGAGCCCCATTGATGGTGCCCGCAGCCAGATTGCGGAGTCAACCGGAATCTCGGGAGACTCCTACGATCTTCTCGTTGCCTCGATTTCGTCTTCTGCCTGGCCCACGATCACCGCAGTTATCGGTGTGCTGCTTGGAATCCTTGGTGTGTGTGTACTCATATTGAGTGGGCGCTGGAAGACCGCTGGGCGCAAGTATGACTCTGGAACCGATGGATCCAAGAAAAAGACACGCACATCCGAGCCCGGTGATCGCATTTCTGAATGGGATGCGCTTTCCGACGGTGACGATCCAACCGATCGTTGA
- a CDS encoding chorismate-binding protein, translating to MSEERLLPGGVSHLRPVEALRAVFERWKAPQVPGIPPLASGFVGYLGWETVRQFERLEHQPTEGAGLPTQGLSFVSELVVIDHREGSVVLIANVLNDGVHDGSHDSDSGELWQDAQRRLDLLQTALASPEPSPLGALDREALPDPQRLTTTPEFMATVDIAKQYIVEGDVFQVVPSQRFDQQCTADPLDVYRVLRHLNPSPFLYLVQLEDNDGVPFTIVGSSPEALVTVQESGHVMTHPIAGSRPRGETVDQDQQFERDLLADEKERAEHLMLVDLARNDLLRVCEPGSVEVTEFMRIERFSHIMHIVSSVEGQVRDGMNPIDVFRATFPAGTLSGAPKPRALQIIDELEPVQRGVYGGVVGYFGLGGAADLAIAIRTATIRDGVAMVQAGAGIVADSVPATEDAECQSKAAAPLRAVAIANSLSRVETNV from the coding sequence GTGAGCGAGGAGCGACTGCTTCCCGGAGGTGTGTCACATCTCCGGCCTGTCGAGGCGCTGCGCGCAGTGTTTGAACGATGGAAAGCGCCCCAGGTACCCGGCATTCCTCCACTCGCGAGCGGGTTTGTTGGCTATCTCGGTTGGGAGACGGTCCGACAGTTTGAACGCCTCGAGCACCAGCCGACTGAAGGCGCCGGGCTGCCGACACAAGGCTTAAGTTTCGTCTCTGAACTCGTCGTTATTGACCACCGCGAGGGCTCGGTGGTGCTGATAGCCAATGTGCTCAATGATGGCGTGCACGACGGGTCACACGACAGTGATTCAGGTGAGCTTTGGCAAGACGCCCAGCGCAGACTTGACTTGTTGCAGACAGCGCTCGCATCACCCGAACCCTCGCCGCTTGGTGCGCTCGACCGAGAGGCTCTCCCAGACCCTCAGAGGCTCACGACCACGCCTGAGTTCATGGCCACCGTCGACATTGCGAAGCAATACATTGTCGAAGGCGATGTGTTCCAGGTCGTGCCGTCGCAACGTTTCGACCAGCAGTGCACTGCCGATCCACTTGATGTCTACCGAGTCTTGCGTCACCTGAACCCAAGTCCCTTCTTGTATCTCGTGCAGCTTGAAGACAACGACGGGGTTCCGTTCACGATCGTCGGGTCGAGCCCTGAAGCTCTCGTCACTGTGCAGGAGAGCGGTCATGTGATGACGCATCCGATCGCTGGCTCTAGACCCCGCGGCGAGACAGTGGATCAGGATCAGCAGTTCGAACGCGATCTCTTGGCAGATGAGAAGGAACGCGCCGAGCACCTGATGCTCGTCGACCTGGCGCGGAACGATCTGCTGCGCGTGTGCGAGCCCGGGAGCGTGGAGGTGACCGAGTTTATGCGCATTGAGCGGTTCAGCCACATCATGCACATTGTCTCTTCGGTCGAGGGCCAGGTTCGTGACGGCATGAACCCCATCGATGTATTCCGGGCAACGTTCCCAGCAGGAACACTGAGTGGTGCGCCGAAGCCACGAGCGCTGCAGATCATTGACGAGCTGGAGCCCGTGCAGCGTGGCGTTTACGGGGGAGTTGTCGGATACTTCGGACTGGGCGGAGCCGCCGATCTCGCGATCGCAATTCGAACCGCGACGATCCGTGATGGCGTCGCGATGGTGCAGGCCGGCGCCGGCATAGTTGCTGATTCTGTGCCAGCGACCGAAGACGCTGAGTGTCAAAGCAAGGCTGCCGCTCCGCTGCGAGCTGTGGCAATCGCGAATTCACTCAGTCGCGTGGAGACGAATGTCTGA
- the hisI gene encoding phosphoribosyl-AMP cyclohydrolase: MSVEQAISGLKFGADGLLPAIVQEDDTDRVLMLAWMDAEAVRRTLTTGRVTYWSRSRNEYWRKGDTSGHRQYVRGVEMDCDGDTLLVRVEQIGAACHTGTHSCFDDRTLPAVVGDPREIG; this comes from the coding sequence ATGAGTGTTGAGCAAGCGATTTCAGGTCTCAAGTTTGGGGCAGATGGCCTATTGCCGGCCATCGTGCAGGAAGATGACACCGATCGCGTGCTCATGCTCGCGTGGATGGATGCTGAGGCGGTGCGCCGCACCCTCACAACGGGGCGTGTGACCTACTGGTCGCGTTCCCGAAACGAATACTGGCGGAAGGGCGACACGTCAGGGCACCGACAATACGTTCGCGGAGTCGAGATGGACTGTGACGGTGACACCCTCCTCGTGCGTGTCGAGCAAATCGGGGCCGCTTGCCATACTGGCACCCACAGTTGTTTCGACGACCGAACTCTTCCTGCGGTTGTCGGCGATCCACGAGAGATAGGCTGA
- the hisF gene encoding imidazole glycerol phosphate synthase subunit HisF — MSVAIRVIPCLDVAGGRVVKGVNFLNLQDAGDPVELAAKYAEQGADELTFLDVTATVDGRATTYDVVRRTAEQVFIPLTVGGGVREVDDVAKLLAVGADKVGINSGAIARPEVIGEIADRFGAQVLVLSLDVKRSDKQPSGFVVTTHGGKRETDLDALAWCKEAVERGAGELLVNSMDADGTQNGFDLELITQVRAIADVPVIASGGAGELEHFAPAVTAGADAVLAASVFHYGKFTVGDVKQALHSAGHQVRLSNVSEQPR, encoded by the coding sequence ATGTCAGTTGCAATTCGCGTAATTCCGTGTCTTGATGTGGCTGGTGGGCGAGTCGTGAAGGGTGTGAACTTTCTCAACCTTCAAGACGCGGGTGACCCGGTTGAGCTTGCGGCCAAGTACGCGGAACAGGGTGCAGATGAACTCACCTTCCTTGATGTCACCGCAACTGTTGATGGTCGCGCCACAACGTATGACGTCGTGCGTCGCACGGCGGAGCAGGTGTTTATTCCGCTTACGGTTGGCGGGGGGGTTCGCGAAGTCGATGACGTCGCAAAGCTTCTCGCAGTGGGTGCCGACAAGGTAGGCATCAATAGTGGCGCGATTGCGCGGCCTGAAGTCATTGGAGAGATCGCCGATCGGTTCGGGGCACAGGTGCTGGTGCTTTCGCTCGACGTGAAGCGAAGTGACAAGCAGCCTTCAGGGTTTGTTGTGACGACGCACGGTGGCAAGCGTGAGACCGATCTCGACGCGCTGGCCTGGTGCAAGGAGGCAGTCGAGCGAGGGGCCGGTGAATTGCTCGTGAACTCTATGGATGCCGACGGTACCCAGAACGGTTTCGATCTTGAACTCATTACACAGGTGCGTGCGATTGCTGACGTTCCGGTCATTGCTTCGGGCGGTGCCGGCGAACTTGAGCACTTCGCACCCGCAGTGACTGCTGGTGCAGATGCTGTGCTCGCAGCATCTGTTTTTCACTACGGCAAGTTTACTGTCGGTGATGTCAAGCAGGCATTGCACAGCGCAGGGCACCAGGTGCGCCTTTCGAATGTTTCGGAGCAGCCCCGATGA
- the hisG gene encoding ATP phosphoribosyltransferase, translating to MLRIAVPNKGSLSETAAEMLAEAGYSGRKDSRKLVHADVKNDVEFFYLRPRDIATYVGSGALDVGITGRDLLLDSGSDAHEITHLDFADSTFRFAAPADGDISEIEHLAGKRVATSYPTLVDGFLRQRGVEAHTVKLDGAVESAVQLGVADAVADVVSTGATLKAAGLEIFGPVILESTAVLIGAPTKHEGIERLIRRLRGVLVARKFVIMDYDLPAAQLEAAIAVAGGIESPTVSPLRDEDWVAVRVMVPSDDANTIMDRLYELGARAILVTAIHAARL from the coding sequence ATGCTGCGAATCGCAGTTCCGAATAAGGGTTCACTTTCTGAAACCGCCGCAGAGATGCTCGCTGAAGCGGGGTACTCCGGCCGCAAAGATAGCCGTAAGCTCGTGCACGCTGACGTGAAGAACGATGTTGAGTTCTTCTACCTGCGCCCCCGCGACATCGCGACATATGTTGGTTCTGGCGCACTCGATGTTGGGATTACTGGCCGCGACCTTCTGCTTGATTCGGGTTCCGATGCGCATGAGATCACCCACCTTGATTTTGCGGATTCGACATTCCGCTTTGCGGCTCCGGCCGACGGCGATATTTCGGAAATTGAGCACCTCGCCGGCAAGCGCGTCGCTACGAGCTACCCGACACTGGTCGACGGTTTTCTGAGGCAGCGGGGTGTTGAGGCCCACACCGTGAAACTCGACGGAGCAGTCGAATCTGCTGTGCAGCTCGGCGTCGCAGATGCGGTCGCAGACGTCGTCTCGACAGGAGCCACGCTCAAGGCCGCTGGTCTCGAAATCTTCGGCCCGGTCATTCTCGAATCGACCGCGGTGCTCATCGGTGCGCCGACTAAGCACGAGGGTATTGAGCGCCTCATTCGAAGGCTGAGAGGCGTGCTCGTCGCTCGCAAGTTCGTCATCATGGATTACGACCTGCCAGCCGCGCAGTTGGAGGCCGCGATTGCCGTTGCGGGTGGTATTGAATCGCCGACTGTGTCGCCGCTTCGCGACGAAGACTGGGTTGCCGTTCGAGTCATGGTGCCGTCAGACGACGCGAACACGATCATGGACAGGCTGTACGAGCTCGGCGCTCGGGCGATCCTCGTAACTGCGATCCACGCCGCCAGGCTTTAG
- a CDS encoding phosphoribosyl-ATP diphosphatase — protein sequence MKTFDTLFAELAEKAATRPEGSDTVARLDAGVHSIGKKIVEEAAEVWMAAEYESQAECAEEISQLLYHLQVLMLAKGMTLDDVYAHL from the coding sequence GTGAAAACCTTCGATACGCTCTTTGCCGAGCTCGCCGAGAAGGCCGCTACCCGGCCTGAAGGCAGTGACACCGTCGCCCGGCTGGATGCAGGGGTGCATTCGATCGGCAAGAAGATCGTCGAAGAGGCTGCCGAGGTTTGGATGGCGGCGGAATATGAGTCGCAGGCTGAATGCGCTGAAGAGATTAGCCAATTGCTTTACCACTTGCAGGTGCTCATGCTTGCAAAAGGCATGACACTCGACGACGTATACGCGCATCTCTAG
- the rpe gene encoding ribulose-phosphate 3-epimerase, with product MTAQRINPSILSADFVNLQAELEAIRSADLVHVDVMDNHFVPNLTMGPPIVERIQAVSPVPLDVHLMIADADRWAPGYAELGAYSVTFHAEAAADPVALARKLRSIGARAGIALKPGTAADDYLELLPEFDQVLVMTVEPGFGGQSFMADMMPKLRQFAEARSKLGIDVWLQVDGGITVDTIGIAAEAGADTFVAGSAVYGGVPEDRIAELRTAAAGHSHT from the coding sequence GTGACCGCGCAGCGCATTAACCCCAGCATCCTTTCCGCCGATTTTGTCAACCTGCAGGCCGAGCTCGAGGCGATTCGAAGCGCAGATCTCGTGCATGTCGATGTCATGGACAATCACTTTGTTCCGAACCTCACGATGGGTCCTCCGATTGTTGAGCGTATCCAGGCTGTTTCGCCGGTGCCGCTTGACGTGCACCTCATGATCGCTGACGCTGACCGTTGGGCGCCAGGGTACGCCGAACTTGGCGCGTACTCGGTGACGTTCCATGCTGAGGCTGCAGCAGATCCAGTGGCGCTCGCGCGCAAGCTTCGTTCGATCGGCGCTCGCGCCGGTATCGCGCTCAAACCCGGAACCGCAGCGGATGACTATCTCGAACTCCTTCCCGAGTTTGACCAGGTGCTCGTCATGACTGTCGAACCGGGGTTCGGTGGCCAGTCGTTTATGGCAGACATGATGCCGAAGCTTCGCCAGTTCGCCGAAGCTCGTTCGAAGCTTGGAATCGATGTGTGGCTCCAGGTAGATGGAGGCATCACCGTTGACACAATCGGAATTGCTGCCGAGGCCGGTGCTGACACGTTTGTGGCAGGTTCGGCGGTGTATGGTGGCGTGCCAGAAGATCGGATCGCCGAGTTGCGTACTGCCGCGGCTGGCCACTCGCACACGTGA
- a CDS encoding MFS transporter, with product MSEGRLDPPTTETSRASNWAKFLHLLVNTAVASLTSNFLWFALVFWVYLETRSILATGVLGGVYMLLLAMSSMYFGSLVDRYRKLVVMRASAWITLTTFVLATIMFFTVPHDALLTVSGLWFWVFSLVILAGCVVEQMRNLALATTVTLLIDEPRRANANGLVGTVQGITFLVTSVFSGLSVGLLGMGPTILIAMACTIAPMIHLYILRVNEPEIVRDPEFRAIDFRGGWRAILGVPGLLALVLFSTFNNLTGGVFMALLDPYGLTLFEVEIWGLVLGLTSVGMILGGLIVARTGLGKNPIRTLLLLVAVTGVIGIFFGLREWPWLLISGIFLFMTVIPAIEASEQTVIQKVVPFERQGRVFGFAATFEAATAPITAFIIAPIAEFIVVPYMQSPAGAAQWQWLLGTGEARGMALIFVIAGLLSLLLALGAMLTRSYRKLSQSYSDAESTHPVGS from the coding sequence ATGAGCGAAGGTCGCCTCGATCCACCGACAACCGAGACTTCGCGCGCCTCGAACTGGGCAAAATTTCTTCACCTGCTCGTAAATACCGCAGTTGCGAGTCTCACATCTAACTTTCTTTGGTTTGCGCTCGTGTTTTGGGTGTATCTCGAAACTCGGAGCATTCTCGCTACCGGCGTGCTCGGGGGCGTCTACATGTTGCTGCTCGCGATGAGTTCGATGTACTTTGGCAGCTTGGTGGATCGCTACCGCAAGCTTGTCGTGATGCGTGCTTCTGCCTGGATTACGCTCACGACATTTGTGCTTGCGACCATCATGTTCTTCACGGTGCCGCATGATGCGCTGCTCACCGTTTCCGGATTGTGGTTCTGGGTGTTTTCGCTCGTGATTCTTGCGGGGTGCGTCGTCGAGCAAATGCGAAACCTCGCGCTCGCGACGACTGTCACGCTGCTCATCGATGAGCCGCGCCGAGCCAATGCGAACGGTCTCGTTGGCACCGTACAGGGAATCACCTTCCTCGTGACGAGCGTGTTCAGTGGGCTCTCTGTTGGGCTCTTGGGAATGGGCCCGACAATACTCATCGCGATGGCGTGCACGATTGCGCCCATGATCCACCTCTATATATTGCGAGTGAACGAGCCTGAGATTGTGCGCGACCCAGAATTTCGCGCGATCGACTTTCGCGGTGGATGGCGGGCCATTCTTGGCGTGCCTGGGCTACTGGCGCTCGTCTTGTTCAGCACATTCAACAACCTCACCGGGGGCGTCTTCATGGCGCTGCTCGACCCCTACGGACTCACCCTGTTCGAGGTTGAAATTTGGGGCCTCGTGTTAGGGCTCACCTCGGTGGGCATGATTCTTGGCGGCCTCATTGTTGCTCGCACCGGGCTGGGAAAGAACCCGATCCGCACGCTACTTCTGCTCGTTGCGGTGACTGGTGTCATTGGTATCTTCTTTGGGCTTCGTGAGTGGCCTTGGCTCCTTATTTCCGGCATCTTCCTGTTTATGACGGTCATTCCGGCAATCGAAGCCTCTGAACAGACCGTCATTCAAAAGGTCGTGCCATTTGAACGTCAGGGTCGGGTATTCGGGTTCGCGGCTACATTCGAAGCGGCAACCGCGCCCATCACGGCATTCATCATCGCGCCGATCGCAGAATTCATTGTCGTGCCCTACATGCAAAGCCCTGCCGGGGCCGCCCAATGGCAGTGGCTGCTCGGAACGGGAGAAGCACGTGGCATGGCTCTCATATTCGTCATCGCTGGTCTCCTGTCCCTGCTGCTTGCATTGGGAGCGATGCTGACACGCAGTTACCGCAAGCTATCGCAAAGCTATTCAGACGCGGAGTCCACGCATCCCGTAGGCTCATAG
- a CDS encoding RsmB/NOP family class I SAM-dependent RNA methyltransferase — MNGQRKQHPRDGQSRSNRQRNGQPRNNQPRRARAHISGARIVAYDVLRDVMDRDAYANLALASRIREAKLDARDAALATELAAGTLRGMGRLDRIIELAADRSVKDIDERTLNVLRLGAHQLLSMRTATHAAVNESVELQRRVANERAAGFVNGVLREISRSTPEQWDRDIAAKAGSPDEALAAATSHPSWVVRALRDALRAEGRDGELEELLAADNAAPRVNLALLSGAGIAPDELAAVEPDSLNARGMSPLGLELVGGDPAGAISTAEREAGIPVGLLRVQDQGSQLAALSLVHAAPVRRGERWLDLCAGPGGKSAILAAEAVIEGATLRANEVSPHRADLVRDSLAGVVEIASPEAIEVVSHDGRTHEAYGCGAQTHELFDRILVDAPCSGLGALRRRPEARWRKQPSDLPELTALQGELLDAAVAHLAPGGVLAYVTCSPHLAETRVMVDRLLKREPGLRELDAKSAVRTAARNGETIDLAGDHLSAQLWPHRHNTDAMFIALLSRD; from the coding sequence ATGAACGGGCAGCGAAAGCAGCATCCCCGCGACGGTCAGTCGCGAAGTAATCGGCAACGAAACGGTCAGCCCCGAAATAACCAGCCCCGAAGGGCACGGGCTCACATTTCTGGGGCACGGATAGTTGCCTACGATGTGCTGCGCGACGTGATGGATCGTGACGCCTATGCAAACCTTGCGCTTGCCTCACGCATTCGCGAAGCAAAGCTCGACGCTCGCGACGCAGCGCTCGCGACTGAGTTGGCTGCTGGCACACTCAGAGGCATGGGGCGGCTCGATCGCATCATCGAACTTGCCGCAGACCGCAGTGTCAAAGATATTGACGAGCGCACGCTGAATGTCCTGCGGCTCGGCGCCCATCAGCTTTTGTCGATGCGTACGGCCACGCATGCCGCGGTGAACGAGAGCGTTGAACTCCAGCGCCGGGTGGCGAATGAACGGGCGGCAGGGTTCGTGAACGGGGTGCTCCGTGAGATTTCTCGATCCACACCCGAGCAGTGGGATCGTGACATCGCAGCGAAAGCAGGTTCGCCAGATGAAGCACTCGCTGCTGCAACCTCACACCCGTCGTGGGTCGTCCGAGCCTTGCGCGATGCGTTGCGAGCCGAGGGGCGAGACGGCGAACTCGAAGAATTACTTGCGGCAGACAACGCTGCACCAAGGGTGAATCTCGCACTGTTGTCTGGGGCAGGTATCGCGCCAGATGAGCTCGCTGCAGTGGAGCCGGATTCGCTTAACGCTCGAGGGATGTCGCCACTCGGACTCGAGCTTGTGGGTGGAGACCCTGCCGGGGCAATCTCGACCGCCGAGCGCGAAGCGGGTATTCCAGTTGGGCTGCTGCGCGTGCAAGATCAGGGATCGCAACTTGCCGCACTTTCACTGGTACACGCGGCCCCCGTCAGACGAGGGGAGCGCTGGCTTGATCTGTGCGCCGGGCCGGGAGGGAAGTCGGCGATACTCGCCGCCGAAGCTGTGATTGAGGGAGCAACGCTGCGAGCCAACGAGGTCTCACCGCACCGCGCTGATCTCGTGCGGGACTCGCTTGCCGGAGTAGTGGAGATTGCTTCTCCCGAGGCGATCGAGGTCGTGTCGCACGATGGTCGGACACACGAAGCGTATGGGTGTGGCGCGCAGACGCACGAGCTCTTCGACCGCATCCTTGTCGACGCACCGTGCTCCGGGCTCGGGGCGCTTCGCCGCAGACCAGAGGCGCGCTGGCGCAAGCAGCCGTCTGACCTACCCGAACTCACGGCGCTGCAGGGTGAGTTGCTTGATGCGGCTGTGGCTCATCTCGCGCCGGGCGGCGTGCTTGCTTACGTTACTTGCTCGCCGCATCTGGCAGAGACGAGAGTCATGGTGGATCGCCTACTCAAACGCGAACCCGGCCTTCGCGAGCTCGATGCAAAATCAGCGGTGCGAACAGCTGCTCGGAACGGTGAAACGATCGATCTTGCGGGGGACCACCTCAGCGCTCAGCTGTGGCCGCACCGCCACAACACGGATGCGATGTTTATCGCGTTGCTCTCGCGCGACTGA
- a CDS encoding methionyl-tRNA formyltransferase, producing the protein MRIVFAGTPEFAVPSLKALHAEGHEILGVITREDAPLGRKRIFTPSPVAQAATELGLTVFKANRLGDDAAAWVAGLGAELGVIVAYGGLVRDPLLTLPTHGWINLHFSDLPRWRGAAPVQRALMAGEQRLGLTVFRLVEALDAGDVLTRDEREFTQGTSAGEALTELSQYGTHALLGAVELITKNPGAGTPQEGDDTYAHKLTREDGRIKILTATADSVLSHWAGVTPEPGAFALLGEQPLKLTTLQPVLDDSEAELAPGEAQIVGKRALLGVLDGAVELTRVQPASKPVMDGVAWLRGRDGKATLS; encoded by the coding sequence ATGCGCATCGTGTTTGCCGGAACCCCTGAATTCGCCGTACCGAGCCTCAAGGCCTTACACGCCGAGGGGCACGAGATACTCGGCGTCATCACCAGAGAAGATGCGCCGCTTGGTCGCAAGCGAATTTTCACACCGTCTCCCGTAGCGCAGGCGGCCACCGAGCTCGGCCTCACGGTATTTAAGGCGAACCGACTCGGCGACGATGCGGCGGCTTGGGTTGCGGGGCTCGGCGCTGAGCTCGGTGTGATTGTTGCCTATGGTGGGCTCGTCCGCGATCCGCTACTCACCCTGCCGACCCACGGGTGGATCAATTTACACTTCTCAGACCTTCCCAGATGGCGAGGCGCTGCACCGGTGCAGCGTGCACTTATGGCGGGCGAGCAGCGGCTCGGACTCACTGTGTTTCGACTTGTTGAAGCACTCGATGCGGGGGATGTGCTCACGCGAGATGAGCGAGAATTCACGCAGGGAACCTCTGCCGGGGAGGCGCTCACCGAGCTCTCGCAGTACGGGACCCATGCGCTGTTAGGAGCTGTCGAACTCATCACAAAGAATCCGGGGGCGGGTACGCCGCAAGAGGGCGACGACACATACGCTCATAAACTCACGCGCGAAGACGGACGCATCAAGATACTTACTGCCACCGCTGACTCGGTGCTCTCGCACTGGGCAGGGGTCACCCCTGAGCCCGGTGCATTTGCGCTGCTTGGCGAGCAACCCCTCAAACTCACGACACTCCAACCAGTTCTTGACGACTCAGAGGCAGAGCTCGCGCCCGGTGAAGCGCAAATTGTTGGCAAGCGCGCGCTTCTCGGAGTGCTTGATGGGGCAGTGGAACTCACGCGGGTGCAACCGGCGAGTAAACCAGTAATGGACGGCGTTGCATGGCTTCGCGGTCGCGACGGAAAGGCCACGCTCTCATGA